In the Butyricicoccus intestinisimiae genome, ATTTGACAACTTTGAAAAGAACTTCTTCGGCAACAGCAATGTTGATCTGCCGGACTTCCGCACCGACATTCGCGCAGTAGATGACAAGTACATCTTAGAAGCTGAGCTGCCGGGCTTTAACAAGGAAGACATTCAGCTGGATGTCAAGGATGGTATTCTGACCATTACTGCCCAGCACACCGAGAACGAGGACGAGAAAAACGACAAGGGCGAATACATCCGCCGCGAACGCCGTTACGGCTCGTTCCGCCGCAGCTTTGATGTCTCCGGCATTGATGAAAACGCCATCACCGCTTCCTACAAGGACGGTGTTCTGGAGCTGACGCTGCCGAAAGCACAGCAGGTTCTGCCGGAATCCAAGAAGATTATGATTGAGTAAGCCTTCTCTTTTCCATATCATTCATGAAAAAAGGTACGCAGCGATGAGCTGCGTACCTTTTTGTTTATGATTTTTTCCTGCCGTGCGCGACAAACAGCACGGTCGAAAGCAGCATGAGCGCGATGAGCACATACAGCACGTACATGCCGCCGCGGATGCCGATTTGATCGGCAATGACGCCGATGACGCTTTGCGTGACAGCGGCGCCGACGCCGGGAATGACGAT is a window encoding:
- a CDS encoding Hsp20/alpha crystallin family protein, whose translation is MFGMVPFDYNNHNWFDAFDNFEKNFFGNSNVDLPDFRTDIRAVDDKYILEAELPGFNKEDIQLDVKDGILTITAQHTENEDEKNDKGEYIRRERRYGSFRRSFDVSGIDENAITASYKDGVLELTLPKAQQVLPESKKIMIE